The following are from one region of the Deltaproteobacteria bacterium genome:
- a CDS encoding glycosyltransferase, whose amino-acid sequence MAGLEKYCGNLSNPKVTVLMSVYNGEKYLREAIDSILDQSFKDFEFLIINDGSIDKTHEILKSYDGTCLRIIEQENMGLTKSLNKGLSLAKGQYIARMDADDISLPHRLEKQVRLMDREPDIGICGTWVKTIGDSKEDIWRYPTEPEVIRCRMLFESALAHPSVMIRRSFFINNHLSYDEKLQWAQDYELWVRCSSLSTLKNLEEVLLLYRSHPNGVGKRSSCEQRAAANLVRKQQLSQIGLRPDSAEFNIHERLSYYDFEICKEFVEAANLWLMKLLDANGKVGYYHNSDFEQVLAKRWYRVCTMSSGLGLWVWKTFCQSSLSKSAGLNFVQRAKLMAKCGMKYGAI is encoded by the coding sequence TAAGCAATCCAAAAGTTACAGTCCTTATGTCTGTCTACAACGGAGAAAAATATCTCCGGGAAGCGATTGATAGCATACTTGATCAATCCTTTAAGGACTTTGAATTTTTGATTATAAATGACGGATCGATAGATAAAACTCATGAGATACTCAAATCTTATGATGGCACCTGTCTTAGAATCATAGAACAGGAAAATATGGGCTTAACCAAATCCCTTAATAAGGGTTTGTCGCTGGCCAAAGGACAGTATATTGCCAGAATGGATGCCGATGACATTAGCCTCCCCCATCGACTTGAAAAACAGGTCAGGCTTATGGATAGGGAGCCAGATATTGGAATTTGCGGAACATGGGTCAAGACTATCGGTGACTCAAAAGAAGATATTTGGCGTTACCCGACAGAGCCAGAGGTTATAAGATGCCGGATGCTTTTTGAATCGGCACTTGCACACCCATCTGTCATGATACGGCGAAGTTTTTTTATCAATAACCATCTGAGCTATGATGAGAAGCTCCAGTGGGCGCAGGATTACGAATTATGGGTCAGGTGCTCAAGCCTTTCCACTTTGAAAAATTTAGAGGAGGTACTTCTTTTATACCGCAGCCATCCTAATGGGGTGGGGAAAAGGTCATCCTGCGAACAAAGGGCTGCAGCTAACCTTGTAAGGAAGCAACAGCTCTCACAGATTGGTTTAAGGCCGGACTCGGCAGAGTTTAATATTCACGAACGTTTGAGTTATTACGATTTTGAAATTTGTAAGGAGTTTGTTGAAGCGGCCAATTTATGGTTGATGAAATTGCTGGATGCAAACGGTAAGGTGGGCTACTATCATAATTCAGATTTTGAACAGGTTTTGGCCAAGAGGTGGTATAGGGTATGCACAATGTCATCAGGGCTTGGTCTCTGGGTATGGAAGACCTTCTGTCAATCGTCGTTAAGTAAATCGGCTGGGCTGAATTTTGTTCAAAGGGCAAAACTCATGGCGAAGTGTGGAATGAAATATGGAGCAATCTGA